A single window of Cloacibacillus sp. DNA harbors:
- a CDS encoding precorrin-8X methylmutase, which yields MKPNEIEAKSMEIIGSEMRPWCGAPEELPVVKRVIHTTADFEFEEAMRFSKEAVNLAREALAAGAAIVTDTNMAAAGINKAACARFGVSVVCRMAEDDVREEAERRGVTRAVVSMEKAARATPGAIFAIGNAPTALIRLCELIDSGECAPALVIGVPVGFVNVVESKERLIKTNVPYIAAMGRKGGSPVASTIVNALLYGIK from the coding sequence ATGAAGCCAAACGAGATAGAGGCAAAAAGCATGGAAATAATCGGCTCCGAGATGCGCCCGTGGTGCGGCGCGCCGGAGGAGCTGCCCGTCGTAAAGCGAGTCATCCACACGACGGCGGACTTTGAGTTTGAAGAGGCTATGCGTTTTTCAAAAGAGGCGGTGAATCTGGCGCGCGAGGCGCTTGCGGCCGGGGCCGCGATCGTGACGGACACGAACATGGCGGCGGCCGGCATAAACAAGGCGGCCTGCGCGCGCTTTGGCGTAAGCGTCGTCTGCCGCATGGCGGAGGACGACGTTCGCGAAGAGGCGGAGCGCCGCGGCGTCACGCGCGCCGTCGTCAGCATGGAAAAGGCGGCGCGCGCCACGCCGGGCGCAATATTTGCAATAGGCAACGCGCCCACCGCGCTCATACGCCTCTGCGAACTGATCGACAGCGGAGAATGCGCGCCGGCGCTCGTCATCGGCGTGCCGGTAGGCTTCGTCAACGTCGTCGAATCAAAGGAACGCCTCATCAAAACAAACGTTCCATACATAGCGGCGATGGGACGCAAGGGCGGCTCGCCAGTCGCCTCGACCATCGTAAACGCTCTGCTCTACGGCATCAAATAG